TCGAGCTATCTGACAGGGAATATAATTGCTTGTATCATTTTATCAATAATATACCTTATTTTAAGAGGAACCGTTTTCAAAAACTATGACTCATATAATTTATGGATATCATTCAGGCCTTCGATATGCGTTTCAATTATTGCAATGTCTTTATATGCAATTTATGGGATCATATCATTGATAATTTAAGCATAAATATTGTAATAACTTCTTGTAGCATAACCGAACATCTTGAAAACTGGAGATTTCCAGCTTAAAGCGAAGGATAACTCATGAAAAATTTTGTTCTTATCGCATTTGCTTTCATGTTTGCCTTTGCCATTTTTCCCGATGTCGGCAAATGCGGGCCTGAAAAGCATCATGTCGTCAAAATGACGGTAAATATTGAAAACGAAAGGCAGTTGCAGAAAGCGGTTAACGATGGCCATCAGCCCTGGCGGCTTGCCCCCGCTGATGTGGCTCACGCTGCGGTTCTATCAGTCAATGACAAGGCAAGTTACGACAACTGCCATTTAATCCGGCAAACAGACAAAGAGGCCTGGGTAAAATGCACAAGCCAAAAGGAAGATTATCTCGTGTATCTCAAAAGGCTTGTGGAACCGAAGGGAATATGGACGGCGGTATCGATGGAAATTTCTCCTGCGGCAAAGCCTGAACCGCAATGATCTCCCAATCCGGCGGCGCGAGGGTGATGCCCCGCGCCGCCTGCGTGATTGCTCCGCCTGGGCCGTCAAAAAAACCTCATCCCACCGATTTCAGAACCCTTGCAAAGCCGGGAATCGCCTTTTTGATGGTTTCGTCGTCCACGCAAAAGGCTATGCGGATGTGGCCGGGGCCGCCGAAGCCCCTGCCCGGAACCGTTAAGATTCGCTCCTTCGACTGGAGCTCCCGCACAAAGGCCACGTCGTCCTCTATGGGCGATTTCATGAAAAGGTAAAAGGCCCCCCTTGGCTTTTCAAAGACGTAGCCCGCCTCCTTAAGGCCCTCGGTCAGAAGCTCCCGCTTTCTTGCGTAATGGGAAACGTCCACGCCCGCGCCAAGGATTTTGGCTATCACCCTTTGCATCAGAGCGGGCGCGTTCACGAAGCCCAGGATGCGGTTGGCAAGGGTCATGGCGGCGATGAGCTTGTCCTTGTCGGCGGCCTTGGGATGCACCGCAAGCCAGCCGATGCGCTCGCCGGGTATGGAAAGCTCCTTGGAGTAGCTGGTTGCCACCATGCTGTCGGGGTAGGATTCAAAGACCGGCGGAACCTCGGCCCCGTCGTACACTATGCGGCGGTAGGGCTCGTCGGAGATCAGATAGATGGTGCGCCCGTGCTTTTTGCCGCCCTCGGTGAGGGCTTGGGCCAGGGCGTCCAGGCTTTCCCTTGAATAGACCTGGCCCGTGGGGTTGTTGGGCGAGTTGATGATGACCGCCGCCGTTTTTTCGGAGATGGCGGCCCGGAAGGCATCGATATTTAGGGAAAAATCCGGGTTGGTGGGCACGGTTTTGAGCACCGCTCCGTGATTTTGCACATAGAAGGTGTACTCGGCGAAAAAGGGCGCGGGAGTCAGAACCTCGTCGCCCGGATTCACGATGGCTTTGAGGGCCACATTGAGCGCCCCGGCTGCGCCGCATGTCATGATGATTTCATTGGCGGTGAGAGGCGCGCCCAGTTCCTTTGACGCGAACTCCGCAACCGCCGCCCGCACGTCCGGGTACCCGCCGTTGGGCATGTAGCCGTGCACCGGGCGTCCCGCCGTGTCGGCGCATTCGGAAAGGGCCTTGTAAAAGGCTTCCGGCGGCTCCACGTTGGGGTTTCCCAGGGTGAAGTCGTACACGTTTTCCCTTCCGTGAATGGCGGCCAGCTTCGCGCCCTCCTCGAACATCTTCCGTATCCACGAGCTTTTTTCGATGCTCTCTTCCATTGCCCTTGAGATGCTCATTGCACTGATTCCTTTTCGATTGCGGTTTCCTTAGGGTTTCAAGACTGTAAGGTTTCTTGAACAGCAGACCGCGCCAAAGTCAAGGGGAAAGATTTCTGCAGGGTAAGGTATTTCACACACAACAATGATAAGTGTCAGACAAAATATCTTGACAAAACCGGGCCAGGGTTCGTAAATTTTAGCATTCGTTCAAATTGTTGAGGGTAAAGGCGCAAACGCATATTTTTCCATCCGTCCCCTGGGCGCTTTTGTGCGCCAGTGCCGACAATTTTACCGGGGGCGCAAATTATCTCCATTTTTCGTTTCCCGAAAATGGCAGTGGGGAGGAAGACCGGGGCATTTCTTCCCCTTGCCGGATTTTTCAAAAACTGGAAAAGAACCATGCTCCGCTTAATAACACCAACAGTTTATGGAGGCTCTCATGCAGCGCGGATTTTCCGGCAAATTTCGGCTTCTCGCAGTTCTCCTCCTCTGTCTCCTTGCCGCATCATGTTCCAGCTCCTCAAGCACCGGGGCCGCAAATGATGACGGGGACACCACGGGCATCACGGGCAACGCGGTAAAAGGGCCGATTTCCGGCGCGCTCGTCCAGGCCTTTTACTTCAACGATCTTGGGCAGTTGGTGGAACTCGTGGCCGAAAACGCGCCCGTGACAACCGGCGCAAACGGCGGGTTCACCTTTCTGGCCAACGCGGCCCAGCTTGCGGCCATCAACGGCCCGGTGATCCTCCAGACCTTCGGCGGAACCATGTACGGAGCCGCAGCGCCGATTCTGGCGGCCATAATAGAAGACCCGTCCTCCCTTAACGGCGGAAACCTCGCATCCTACCTTTCAACGGCAAGCACCGTCGCCGCCGAACTTCTGAAGCAGCTTGCCGAAAGCGGCGCAGCGCCCACCAGGGAGCAGGCTGCGGCCATCATCGCCCAGGTGGAGCAGGAACTTGGAGTTGATCTTTCGGAAAACCCCCTAACCCCCGGAACCGGCGTGGCCTATATCAACGAGATGCTGGACCAGAACCTTGATCTCATCCAGCAGGCCCTTGCCAACAACGACTCGGTGAACGACTACATCGACTACCTTGTGGCCAACCTGTCCTCCGCCAGCGGCAAGCTGGACGACATGATGGACGACCCGGCCCATCCCGGCCAGGACATCGCGGCGGCCTTCGCGGGCTATTACACCGAGCTTGCCAAGATTCTGGCCAACCCGGACGCCTTCCGCAAGCTGAAAGCCTATCCGTCCTCGCCCTTTGTTTCCGATAACGGCGTAACGCCCACAAACATCAACGCCCTTCTTGTCACCGGCAGGGCCGTGCCGGTTGTGGGAGGCACCATCAATTTTCTGGCCATCGGGGCAGGCGGCGCAATAACCGCCACCGCCGTCACCAATGAAAACGGCATTGCAAGCTTCGGCCTGACCGCCGACACCCAGGGGCTCATAACCATTGAGGCGTCCTATGCCCTGGCCAACGGCAACACCATAACCTCCACCACCCAGGTGATGGTGGTCGCGGACGCCGCCTTAAATGCCCAGACCTACGAGGACGTGCTGAATCTTCTCATGATGAGTCTTGCCAACTGCGACGGCAACATGGACGCGGCGGCGGTCATGACCGACGTGTGCGAGGCCATGGGCATAACCGAGGTGAACGGGGCCAACGCGGCCGTAATTGCGGCGAACCTCTGGGCAAAGTTCATCGCGGGCTTCCCCTGCGGAACCATTCAGAGGACCGGCAACACCATAACCTTCACCTTCAACGGGTCCCAGACCTGCGGCGGCATCACCGGGACCGTGAAGGTGACGCCCTCGGTGGGGCCGGGCGGGGTGGAGTGGACCATAGTCTATCAGAATCTCCAGAAGGGCGAGATGGTGATAAACGGCACCGCCGCCACCAGCTTCGCCAAAAACGGCAACCTTCTCACCGTGACCCACGTTTCGGAGAACCTTTCCGCCAACGGCTACCAGCTTGACGGAACATCAACCGTCGTGATCGATCTGACCACCGGCCTGCCCAAAACCGGCACGCTGGACACCATGCTCTCCTTCACCTATCAGAACGCCCCCGCCACCGCCGACGTGGACGTTTTGTGGGACGCCAACCTGGGCTTCACCGGGACCATCGTCGTAACCATGAACAACGTCCAGTACAACTGCCAGGTTACGAACGTGAAGATCGATCCCAACTGCGGGATTCCCACTTCCGGCACCATGACCATTAACGGGTTCGCCCTCGATTTCTCCCAGACCACCTGCGAGAATCAGACTGTCCTTATCCAGCTCCCGGTTGTGGGCTGGGTGCCCATCGACATGGAAACCGCGGTTGACTACTTCACCGACATGGAGAATTAGGGGCCGACCGGCCGCAAATTGAAGTCTGAACGATGCTGAAAGAGTCCGGGGGAAATTAACCACCCCCGGACTCTTTGTTTTTAAACCCTATAAGCCACCTGGATGCGAAGCCTGGATACCAGTTTGGATTATGGCGATGAAGTGCAAGGAAGAGTGAAGCGGGCGGGGAGGAATAGTACTTTTCATATATGACTACCCGCGATTGCTCCGCGTGACACAGCGAGTCGCTTTTCAACCAACCCCGCACCAAGCCTGGATAAAAACGATGAAGAGCAAGGAAGGCTGGCTTGGCCGGGGAGGCCGTGTACTAAATGTACATAACGAGCCGGCCAAGCCAGCCTGACACAGCTATTCGCGTTTTTAGACAGGCGCTAAAACAGCACGGCTTTGATGAAGTATACCAGCGCCACACAGACATAGGCCAGTTTCAGCGCCATGGAGGCCACTGTCCCCATGAACACGCCCCAGCCCGCCTTGACCGCCTGGTTCATGTCGCCCTTGTCGATCCACTCGCCCATCACGGCCCCGGCAAAAGCTCCCATGAATATGGTCCAGGGCGGAAAAATGAAGATTCCCGCCACCATGCCCACCACGCTCCAGAGAACGCTCATGCGGCTTGCGCCGTAGCGCCTCGCGCCCACAAGGGGCAGGATGTTGTCCGAAACCGAGACAAGGACTGCGAAAACCCCCATCAGCACCAGAAAGAGCCCGGAAAAGGGCTCCCAGGATTTCGCCATGGCCGCGAAAAGAAGGGCCGCGTAGGCCAGGAATGGCCCCGGAAGCACCGGCACCACGCAGCCCGCCAGGGCCAGGATGAGGGCGAAGATTCCGAGAATTATCAGTACTGCTGTCATGGAAGTTCCTTTACATGGCGGCGTTAAAAATCTTGCACGGCCCGTGTTTGTTGAAGTATATGAAAATGGTGGAATAATACTGTCTTCAGCACGTTTTCTACCTCACCCGCTCCCTTTTTACAAGCCCGTCAAAACCAGGAGGCCCCATGAGTCTGCGCCTGAAAAAAACCCTCGGCTGGTTGGTTTTCGCGGTCCTGGCCATAGTGGCCGGGCTCTTTCTGGGCACTGCGGGTGCGGGAAAAACCGGGGCGCTCGAAATCGTGCTGGTGACTCCTTCGGATGACGCCGTTGAGGAATCCCGCCAGATCGTCTTCCATTTCAACAGGCCAGTGGTGCCCTTAGGGCGCATGGAGCGCACGGCGGACGAAATTCCGGCCACCATCGAACCCGCCCTGAACTGCACTTGGCGCTGGCTGGACACCGCAACCCTTGCCTGCGACCTTTCCGAGGGCCGGGCCTTCACCCCGGCCACGCGGTTTAAGGTCACCATGAAGCCCGGCATAAGTGACGAAAGCGGCGAGACCCTGGCCGCGCCTTTCACCCACATCTTTTCCACCCCCGGCCCGGAAACGGAGGAAGTGCGCCACTACACCTATGCCGCGCCCCAGAAGCCGGTGCTTTTGGTGAAGTTCACCTTAAAGGTCTCAAGGGAGTCGGTGGAAAGGGCCTTGTCCTTCGTGCCCCAAACGAAACTGGACGGGCTGGTTCCGGTAAGGGCCGAGGCCGCGCCGGAAACCCTTGCCGAGCAATACGGACTGGATAACGGCGGTGGGCCGGGGACTGCTGAAGGCGGCGAGTTTTCCGGCGTCTGGATCATAAGCCCTGCGCGCGACCTTGCCCCCGACACTGCTTACGACATCGTGGAGCAGCCGGGGCTGGTTTCGATTTCGGGGCCGGTCAGGGGCAGGGGAAAGGGAAAGGTCGCGGAAACCCGCACCTACGGCGACTTTTCGTTTCTGGGAATAGACGGGGAGGACATCCACGGCGATCCCCTTGAAGCAAAACCCGGAAAAAGGGAAAAAAATCCCCGCAGGTTCGATATTGAAAGAAGCCTGCAACTGACCTTCAGTTCGCCCGTGGCCTACTCGGAAATCGCCTCGAATGTAAAAATTTCACCGGGTGGCGCGGACTCCGAAGAAGATAAGGGCGAAGAAGATTACGAGGACGAGGACGACACCATAGACCAAAACGACGGCGATTTCACCTGTGATCTTCCCGTAACCCCCCGCCCTTACACCACATACCGCGTCACCGCCCCGGCAGGAACCATAAAGGACAGGTTCGGAAGGGTGCTCAAAAAGGCCATCGACATCACCTTTTCCACCGACCATCTTAAACCCTACGCCGGATTTGAGTACAACACTGCGGTTCTGGAATCCGAGGTGGAGACGGATTTCCCCATTGTCATGACCAACATGAAATCCG
This window of the Deltaproteobacteria bacterium genome carries:
- a CDS encoding pyridoxal phosphate-dependent aminotransferase, producing MSISRAMEESIEKSSWIRKMFEEGAKLAAIHGRENVYDFTLGNPNVEPPEAFYKALSECADTAGRPVHGYMPNGGYPDVRAAVAEFASKELGAPLTANEIIMTCGAAGALNVALKAIVNPGDEVLTPAPFFAEYTFYVQNHGAVLKTVPTNPDFSLNIDAFRAAISEKTAAVIINSPNNPTGQVYSRESLDALAQALTEGGKKHGRTIYLISDEPYRRIVYDGAEVPPVFESYPDSMVATSYSKELSIPGERIGWLAVHPKAADKDKLIAAMTLANRILGFVNAPALMQRVIAKILGAGVDVSHYARKRELLTEGLKEAGYVFEKPRGAFYLFMKSPIEDDVAFVRELQSKERILTVPGRGFGGPGHIRIAFCVDDETIKKAIPGFARVLKSVG
- a CDS encoding Ig-like domain-containing protein, which gives rise to MQRGFSGKFRLLAVLLLCLLAASCSSSSSTGAANDDGDTTGITGNAVKGPISGALVQAFYFNDLGQLVELVAENAPVTTGANGGFTFLANAAQLAAINGPVILQTFGGTMYGAAAPILAAIIEDPSSLNGGNLASYLSTASTVAAELLKQLAESGAAPTREQAAAIIAQVEQELGVDLSENPLTPGTGVAYINEMLDQNLDLIQQALANNDSVNDYIDYLVANLSSASGKLDDMMDDPAHPGQDIAAAFAGYYTELAKILANPDAFRKLKAYPSSPFVSDNGVTPTNINALLVTGRAVPVVGGTINFLAIGAGGAITATAVTNENGIASFGLTADTQGLITIEASYALANGNTITSTTQVMVVADAALNAQTYEDVLNLLMMSLANCDGNMDAAAVMTDVCEAMGITEVNGANAAVIAANLWAKFIAGFPCGTIQRTGNTITFTFNGSQTCGGITGTVKVTPSVGPGGVEWTIVYQNLQKGEMVINGTAATSFAKNGNLLTVTHVSENLSANGYQLDGTSTVVIDLTTGLPKTGTLDTMLSFTYQNAPATADVDVLWDANLGFTGTIVVTMNNVQYNCQVTNVKIDPNCGIPTSGTMTINGFALDFSQTTCENQTVLIQLPVVGWVPIDMETAVDYFTDMEN
- a CDS encoding DUF456 domain-containing protein, producing the protein MTAVLIILGIFALILALAGCVVPVLPGPFLAYAALLFAAMAKSWEPFSGLFLVLMGVFAVLVSVSDNILPLVGARRYGASRMSVLWSVVGMVAGIFIFPPWTIFMGAFAGAVMGEWIDKGDMNQAVKAGWGVFMGTVASMALKLAYVCVALVYFIKAVLF